AACGAAGCTATGAGCAGGAAACTGATCGACGAACGCAATGCCCTCGGGAAGCTGATGAGCATAGACCAGAAGATCGTAGACAAGGTCGGTCCCAGCGAGATGATGAATTCCTCTCTGGAAGTCAACGCTTGTTAGAAACTGAGAAGGTTCGGCCTGAACGACGTGGCGCAAGCCCTTCAGTAGAGGATTCTGCCTCAGATCGTCAAGAATCGAAGGGAAGTCTTTTGCCGCGATCGGCGCCCATCCGATAACACCGAGGATAGGGGCCTCCTGCGCCATTTCGAGGAGCCATTGCGTCTCGTCGAGGCTTTGGCGTGCCTGGACCGCGACGCTCCCATCCACTTTTGCCTCGATAAGCTGCGAGCGAAGCTCCGAATTCAGAAAGTCGCGGCGGAGGTCTGACATCTCATCAGAGATCCAGTCGTACTCAGCCGGGTCGTATCTCCAGAGATGGTGATGACTATCGATACGCAAAGTGATCACTCCGTTAAGGTGCCAAGTTTCAGCGCCTCGATCTCTGGACGAACTCAGACGCAGGCCAGGATATCATTTACTAGTAAAAACAATTTTCCGCATATAATATTGCGTATTCTGGTCTCTGCTGTATAACGAGAACGCTGTAGTTTGAAAAGCCCTTATCCTGCGAACAGTAATGATGATCTGACGTCAGGAGTCGAATTGAATCAGAGGAGCTCATGAAAGTAGTAACGTTTGCGCAAGGAAACAGAATGCCTCGGCCCGGCGTGCTTGAGTCAGAAAAAGTGTACGACATCACGGAATATGGCTTTCGCAGCACGCTGGAGTTGATTGAGGGCGATGCAGATGCACTCAAGGCTATCCGCGGCGCCACGAGTAGCAACGCGTCATACGCACTTGACGAGATCCATCTGTTAGCTCCTATCCAACGGCCGCCCCGCATCTTTGCTGTTGGCCTAAACTATCAGGAGCACGCCGCTGAATCGAAGATGACGGTACAGGTGGTCCCGACGGTCTTTATGAAGCTCTCGTCATCGGTGACAGGACCGGATACCGAGGTGATCCTGCCGAAGAACTCTGCGCAGCCTGATTATGAAGCAGAGCTTGCTGTAGTAATCGGCAAGCCCGGATATCGCATTGCTGCGCGTGACTGGGAAAAACATGTCTTCGGCTACACGATTGTGAATGATGTCAGCGCGCGCGACGTGCAGCTTGCGACCTCGCAGTGGACGCTGGGGAAAAGCTTTCCTACCTTCACTCCGTTAGGACCTGCAGTGGTTACACGCGATGAGATTGCCGATCCTCATGCGCTCGATATACAGCTTGCGATTGACGGGGAGGTGCTACAGAACTCCAATACGAAGAACCTGATCTTCCGTATTCCTCAGCTCATTGAACACATCTCTTCGCTCACTCCACTCGAAGCTGGCGACATTATCAGCACAGGAACTCCGCAGGGAGTGGGTCTCGGACGCACTCCGCAGCGCTGGCTGCGCGATAACGAAGAGATCGTAATTACGATTGCAGGGCTGGGCGAGCTTCGTAACAGGACGCGAGCCGAGGCTTAATCCATCACCACACGTGGAGGAGACAACGTGGCAGAAGCATTTGGGCTGAATAAAAAATCAGCGTTAGTGACTGGCGGAGCAAGCGGCATTGGAGCCGCGACCTGCCGCGAACTGGACCGTGCAGGCGCAGAAGTGGTGGTTGCAGATCTCAACTTCGAGGCGGCTAAGTCGCTTGCTGACCAGCTGAAGCAGGGAACAGCACTGCACATCGATGTCACCGATGAGGCCAGCGTGAAAGCCGCTGCTGCTAGTTTGCCGAGGCTCGACATTCTGGTGAACAACGCAGGCATCGGGAATGTAGGAACTGTCGCAGAGGTGAGCTACGAGGATTTTGACCGATTGATGAAGGTAAATGTCTACTCCATTTTTCTGGTGACGCAGGCGATGTTGCCTCTAATTCTGCAAGCTCATGGAAGCATTGTGAATATCGGTTCGGTCGCTGGAATGGTTGGGGTAAAGCAACGTTTTGCGTACTGCGCGAGCAAGGGAGCGGTGCTGGCAATGACGCGACAGCTTGCAGTGGATTACCCGAAGGAGTTGCGGGTGAATGCTGTTGCTCCGGGAACTGTGCAAACACCATTCGTCGAAGGCTATCTGGAGAAGTTTCACGCACACGAAAAAGAGAAGGTTCATGAGCAACTCGTGTCTCGTCAACCGATCGGCCGCCTAGGCACTCCTGAGGATGTGGCGTCCCTTGTGCGCTATCTCTGTTCGGAAGAAGCCGGGTTTATCAACGGTGCCGTCGTTGCAATCGATGGAGGGTGGACAGCAGCATGAACGTCAGCGATCCTCGTATTACTCAGGTCCACACAATTGATCTTCGCTTTCCTACTTCGAAGTACAGCATCGGCTCTGACGCGGTCAATAAAGATCCAGACTACTCCTCTGCTTATTGCATTCTGGAGACGGACAGCGGTCTTCGTGGACATGGTCTCACGTTCACGCTTGGCCGAGGAACGGAACTGTGCGTTACAGCGATCGAATATCTTTCGCGCTTTGTCGTTGGACGTCGTTTGAGCGAGATTACGGAGAACTTCGCGGCGTTTTCCCGTCAACTGCTCGAAGATAGCCAGTTCCGTTGGCTTGGACCAGAGAAGGGTGTTATTCATCTGGCTGCTGCTGCCGTGATCAATGCGGTGTGGGATCTTTACGCCAAGGTGGAAGAGAAACCGCTTTGGTTATTGCTCGCAGATATGACGCCAGAGCAGATCGTATCTGCCATTGACTTCCGTTATATCGATGATGCTCTTTCGCCAGATGAGGCACTCGAGATTCTTCGCACGGCGAAGCAGACGATGCCTGATCGTTTGAAGCTGCTCCGCACGCAAGGCTATCAGGCCTATACGACCTCTGTGGGCTGGTTCGGGTTTAGTGATGAGAAGATTTGTCGACTTGCGCAAGAAGCACTGGCTGACGGATGGACCTACTTCAAACTGAAAGTCGGAGGAGATCCCGAAGATGATCTTCGCCGTGGCCGCATAGTACGAGAGGCGATCGGTTGGCAAAACCGCTTGATGCTCGATGCCAATCAGAAGTGGGGAGTAGAAGAGTCCATCACACGCATTCGCGCTTTGCAGGAACTCCAACCGTGGTGGATGGAGGAACCAACTAGCCCTGACGACATTCTTGGGCACGCACGGATTCGCCGCGAGACAAAGCCCACACGCATTGCGACTGGCGAGCATTGCCACAACAAGGTGATGTTTAAACAGTTGATGCAGGCAGAAGCGATTGACGTATGTCAGATCGACAGCTGTCGCGTGGCGGGCGTGAATGAAAACCTGGCAATCATTCTGATGGCCAAGAAGTTCGGCGTTCCGGTCTGTCCACATGCCGGAGGCGTTGGGCTTTGCGAGTATGTGCAGCATCTCTCGGCGTTTGATTTTCTGTTCGTTTCAGAAACGATGGAGGACCGGGTCATTGAGTTTGTCGACCATCTGCACGAACACTTCGTGACCCCGGTCGATGTAAGGAGTGGACGATACTATTTGCCGGAGGTACCAGGCTACAGCATTGAGATCAAGCCGGAGTCGCTCCAGACGTATGCGTTTCCTCATGGAATCTATTGGTCATCGGAGGAGGCTGGCCACTCGGCAAAGTGATGGCAGCACGTCAGGCTGTTCGGCGGTAGGCTGCAAAGGCATCTGCTATTCTGAGTTCGCCTCTCGACCCTTCAATATGGCATCCAGAAAAACCGTGAAGACCGCTTCTAAACCGGCCAAGAATACTTATGCTACGCCAGCTCTGGAAAAGGGGCTGGATGTCATTGAACTGCTCGCTCACCATCCGGGTGCCCTGAGCAAAAGCGCCATCTCACGCCATCTTAATCGCACAGTGTCTGAGATATTCCGCATGCTGGTGTGTCTGGAAAAGCGAGGATACATTGCACAGACCGACGGCGATTGCTACGCGCTGACGTTGAAGCTTTTCTCGCTGGTACAGGAGCATCCGCCGACGGAGAGGCTAATCACCGAAGCTCTGCCAGTGATCCATCGTGTCACGCAACAAATGGATCAATCGTGCCACATAGGCATCATTGAAGGTGCCCAGGTTACGATTCTTGCGCAGGTGAATGCGCCGACGCCGGTGGGGTTTTACGTCAAACTCGGCTCGACGGTGGACCTGATGGAAGCAGCGTCTGGTTACGTAATTCTTGCCCACCTTGGAGACGAAGAGCTTGAGCGCACTCTGACCGAATGGAAGAGCACCACGGGTAAAAAGGTTCCCGAAGATCTAAAGAAACACCTGTCCCGCATTCGGCGGCAGGGGCATGAGACACAACCGAGCTATTTGGTCCGTGGTGTTGTCAACATCAGCTGTCCAATCTTTGATGAGCGTGCCTCGGCCATCGGAGCTCTGACGGTTCCTTACATTCAATACAACGAGTCCAAGATAGGTCTTGCCGAAGGAAGTAAGATCCTGAAGCAGGCCTGCCTGGAGATTACTCATGCTATCGGCGGGAGACTGCCCGTGAATTGAAACTCCGAAGAGACGACGAAGGTCATCGCTTGAACAAGTCCAAAACCAACCCGCACCGCTCTTTAAATCCCACATTGCATGCTCAACGTCCTTACCGGAGCAGCCAGTTAATGCTAAGCAAGAGAGCAATGAGTATCATCGCGAGTACCCACGTCGACCTATACACCCGGTGAGTTGATTTCAACTGTGACCACCGCGTTGGCCCTGTTCCGGATTCGTAATCTGACCGTCCGAATATGCTGACGCCCACGGCCACAAGGCAGGTTACAAAGAAGGCGTATATGGCCGAATGAAAGCTGGCGCTCATCATCGATCCATAGCGCAGATAGCCTGAGATAGAGACAGTCAGGTGCAAGATCGAGGCGCACATTCCAGCAAGGAAGCCAGCAAAAGCACCCCGCGTTGTGATGCGCGGAGAGAGTATCCCGACCAGAAAGATCGCCCAGAACGGTGTGCCGAAGATAGTAAAGATCAGCTGCACATGCTCCATCATGTTGCTGAAGTAGAACGTGATGGAGGAATCGAGAACTGCGAGAGTGGCGGCAAAAACAACCGCACAACGGCCAACGATCAGGTAGTGCTCTTCGCGACGGCCGGGACATAGCTGCGTACGATAGATGTCCTCTGTCCATACTGAAGCGAATGCCGCGACGTTGGCAGCGACCCCAGACAGAAGGCTGGCGGCGAGTGCGGTACATCCGACGCTCAGCATGACTGGGCCGTATGCCCTTTGCATTAGCAACGGGATAGCCTGCTCGTATCGTGCAGTGGTGCCCAATTGAGTGAAGAGGCGTGCTGCGACCAATCCCGGGCAAACGACGAGCAGGGCAAAGAAGAGCTTCGCCAATCCGCTCCACAGAGGCACCTGTTGCGCTGCTAACTCCGTGCGGGCAGTGAAGGCGCGTTGCATCAGCACGAAATCGGTACACCAGTATCCGAACCCGAGTACGAATCCTAAGCCCACGGTTAGCCCAAGAACATCAAATGGACTGGACACAGACGCGGTCGGCATACCCACCCACAGGTGGCCCAGCGAGACTTGGTCCGTTCTGGTTGTAACCAGCAGGTACCGAATACTTAGAAAGCCGATAGGCAGGAGTCCGAGAAGCACGACGGTGAGCTGTAGTATTTCGTTATAGATAGTCGCGCGGAGTCCGCCTAAAAGGATATAAACCAGCACGACAATCGCAGTGGCGACGCCTCCAGTGATGAAGCTCCATCCGACTGCCACCTCGAGAAACTGGGCTACAGCGAAAAGCGACACCCCGCCCAGCAGCAGGAGGGAACAGGCGACCACGCAAGCATTCAGGAGACGCATTTGGGGTCCGTAGCGAATTTCCAGGAACTGCGGCACGCTCCGGATCGAAAGGGTACGGTAGAGTGGCAGAAATCGAAGTGCCGAAAACAGGAGTGCCGGGATAGCACCAATCAGATA
This sequence is a window from Edaphobacter lichenicola. Protein-coding genes within it:
- a CDS encoding amidohydrolase family protein translates to MRIDSHHHLWRYDPAEYDWISDEMSDLRRDFLNSELRSQLIEAKVDGSVAVQARQSLDETQWLLEMAQEAPILGVIGWAPIAAKDFPSILDDLRQNPLLKGLRHVVQAEPSQFLTSVDFQRGIHHLAGTDLVYDLLVYAHQLPEGIAFVDQFPAHSFVLDHMGKPAIARHEIDLWSRNVRELAQRPNVTCKVSGLVTEANRATWTPELLRPYFDVVLESFGPERLMIGTDWPVCTVGSSYSEWWHIVEGWTASLSPSEQASILGETATRVYRLSGASA
- a CDS encoding fumarylacetoacetate hydrolase family protein translates to MPRPGVLESEKVYDITEYGFRSTLELIEGDADALKAIRGATSSNASYALDEIHLLAPIQRPPRIFAVGLNYQEHAAESKMTVQVVPTVFMKLSSSVTGPDTEVILPKNSAQPDYEAELAVVIGKPGYRIAARDWEKHVFGYTIVNDVSARDVQLATSQWTLGKSFPTFTPLGPAVVTRDEIADPHALDIQLAIDGEVLQNSNTKNLIFRIPQLIEHISSLTPLEAGDIISTGTPQGVGLGRTPQRWLRDNEEIVITIAGLGELRNRTRAEA
- a CDS encoding SDR family NAD(P)-dependent oxidoreductase, with product MAEAFGLNKKSALVTGGASGIGAATCRELDRAGAEVVVADLNFEAAKSLADQLKQGTALHIDVTDEASVKAAAASLPRLDILVNNAGIGNVGTVAEVSYEDFDRLMKVNVYSIFLVTQAMLPLILQAHGSIVNIGSVAGMVGVKQRFAYCASKGAVLAMTRQLAVDYPKELRVNAVAPGTVQTPFVEGYLEKFHAHEKEKVHEQLVSRQPIGRLGTPEDVASLVRYLCSEEAGFINGAVVAIDGGWTAA
- a CDS encoding enolase C-terminal domain-like protein — its product is MNVSDPRITQVHTIDLRFPTSKYSIGSDAVNKDPDYSSAYCILETDSGLRGHGLTFTLGRGTELCVTAIEYLSRFVVGRRLSEITENFAAFSRQLLEDSQFRWLGPEKGVIHLAAAAVINAVWDLYAKVEEKPLWLLLADMTPEQIVSAIDFRYIDDALSPDEALEILRTAKQTMPDRLKLLRTQGYQAYTTSVGWFGFSDEKICRLAQEALADGWTYFKLKVGGDPEDDLRRGRIVREAIGWQNRLMLDANQKWGVEESITRIRALQELQPWWMEEPTSPDDILGHARIRRETKPTRIATGEHCHNKVMFKQLMQAEAIDVCQIDSCRVAGVNENLAIILMAKKFGVPVCPHAGGVGLCEYVQHLSAFDFLFVSETMEDRVIEFVDHLHEHFVTPVDVRSGRYYLPEVPGYSIEIKPESLQTYAFPHGIYWSSEEAGHSAK
- a CDS encoding IclR family transcriptional regulator, with the translated sequence MKTASKPAKNTYATPALEKGLDVIELLAHHPGALSKSAISRHLNRTVSEIFRMLVCLEKRGYIAQTDGDCYALTLKLFSLVQEHPPTERLITEALPVIHRVTQQMDQSCHIGIIEGAQVTILAQVNAPTPVGFYVKLGSTVDLMEAASGYVILAHLGDEELERTLTEWKSTTGKKVPEDLKKHLSRIRRQGHETQPSYLVRGVVNISCPIFDERASAIGALTVPYIQYNESKIGLAEGSKILKQACLEITHAIGGRLPVN
- a CDS encoding sodium:solute symporter family transporter; the encoded protein is MLRSACGPWINAASILQVIGAANIRKARIILELLLPGYLAASLLIGWAARRRFRGANSYLNATRSLPSGVVVLSYVAANCGAFEVIALSAVAAQYGVVAFHFYLIGAIPALLFSALRFLPLYRTLSIRSVPQFLEIRYGPQMRLLNACVVACSLLLLGGVSLFAVAQFLEVAVGWSFITGGVATAIVVLVYILLGGLRATIYNEILQLTVVLLGLLPIGFLSIRYLLVTTRTDQVSLGHLWVGMPTASVSSPFDVLGLTVGLGFVLGFGYWCTDFVLMQRAFTARTELAAQQVPLWSGLAKLFFALLVVCPGLVAARLFTQLGTTARYEQAIPLLMQRAYGPVMLSVGCTALAASLLSGVAANVAAFASVWTEDIYRTQLCPGRREEHYLIVGRCAVVFAATLAVLDSSITFYFSNMMEHVQLIFTIFGTPFWAIFLVGILSPRITTRGAFAGFLAGMCASILHLTVSISGYLRYGSMMSASFHSAIYAFFVTCLVAVGVSIFGRSDYESGTGPTRWSQLKSTHRVYRSTWVLAMILIALLLSINWLLR